The Erigeron canadensis isolate Cc75 chromosome 1, C_canadensis_v1, whole genome shotgun sequence genome segment tttaataaccagatttaaataacaaaaatcaaaGTTTATCGAGATTTCTTAAAGAAAAGAATTCATGAAAACCCAGATAATATATGTTCATAAAATCCAgataattttctttaaaaaaaacacttaaattCATGAAAAATTCTAATCCAGAAATCGACATTATTGTACATCCAAACATACTCATATATCCAAAAATTCGACATTATATATTCTAATCCAATCAACAACAATAATCCTAACTAAAatctgaaagaaaaaaagattcgAGGGCCATAGGGCATATGATATCTCAACTTTGATATTTAGTTTTATGATTGAATAAATCCCGAATGAGAAAGTTCTGGTGGAGATAGATAGCCCACAGGTCATGAACTTGTTTTCTCCGACTGTAACCAGGAATAAGCATTGAGCAACTGCAGGTAACATAAATGATGCAAGTGGTATCTATGTATGATGATTGGGTCtaaagcttctttttttttttttcttttttttcctttttaaaggtgaatttcgctgaaaattttgtgtcgcgattcgacagcgagaggtctagcatacgttgtcttaactggatCTGCGCTAGAGAGCTCATCGAAGTACAAATGCCTATTTCAAGTACCCGGTGGgggaaaccccctactaatccacccgaaggcacgacgattaataggagtAAACTCTGCCCCTTCAGACTTTGATCTAGGTAAACCCAAGCCAAGCCCATAAAGAGACTTCATTATGTCCTCCTAAAGGTTTGAACACAATATACCTCATatatttcaaccattgagctaaagctcAAGGACGGGTCTAAAGCTTTTATTGGTGACTTTTTTTTCTAGTGTTTTCAAATAAGTCGTGTTTTCCGTgggtaaaatatgaaaaatattacgagtaataatttTGTGCAATACGACGTGAACATCGTTATGCCTTGTTAACATCAACGAAAACCTAATTAATTTACTTAGTCGTTTACGTCCAAAACCACATCATTGAAAACCTAATTAATCCCATATGAAAACAGGTTATTTTTTTCGCTCAGAGGCTTGAGGTAATTTATCTTGTTTTGTTACTACTTCATTCTAATTAATTATAGTAATGCTCAATCAAATGTGATATAAACGATTGatcttaatattaattttaagtagGGAAAATCGAATACGCGGTAGTTGACAGTTACACacacatatcataaaaatgaTTGATAGATTACAAAAATTAATACCCCTGATTTTCAAGGTAACTTCATTAAAAATGTGATGGAACATCCAAGCTAAGCCCTTTCAAGTATCTACTAAGTAGGTGTATACAGTAAAAATTTATATCTAATTTCTATTATATCTTAGATTTGTTGTAAAATAAGTGTATTTTTTGTGTATATTTCAGTTTCTGAGGATCTTTCTTATGAACTTTAAGCCTAATAAGTACTCAACTCATATTGATTGCTTAACCTCTGGTTATATATGGATGGGTTTGGAGACGACTTGCTACTCTCGATTTTCAACAGAATTCACAACCAAGGTGATCGAAATTCTTTCTCTCGAGTATGTAAGAAATTCTGGAAAACATCATCATGCGTTCGTTACCAGCGTAGGTTACACATAACGTTTCCTGAATTCTTGGACTATATTCTAACGGTCGCTGCATCCCCAAATCTGAAAACCTTTGAATGTCATAAACCACTCTCAAACCAACACATGAGTCTCCTAGCTCAGTGGTGCCCTAACCTCTCCTACCTCAGTATCagtttaaataaatgttttgatCCTCATGACCAGGCTGCTAACTTTGATGATGACGGTCTGTGTGCAGTTACAAATGCTTGTATGCATTTGTCTAGTGTGCTTCTGAACAGGAGGTTACATGTTAGTGATGTTGGAGTTGCTTCTCTATTTGTACGATCGAATTCTTTAACACGTTTAGATTTGAGTGAATGTGTTAATGTTACAGACGAGTCACTCAAAGCTATCGGAGAATCTAGTCATTTACAAAGTTTGAGTTTGGCAGGCTGTCGTTGGATTACTGACTTGGGTTTGGAGTATTTGGCAAAAGGGAAAGTGCGTAGTTGCTTGTGGAAACTTAATCTGGCCGAATGTGATAGGATTAGTGATGATGGTATCGTCTTGTTAAAAGAAATGTGTAGCTTGCAGGACCTGAATCTGTCAAAGTGTGGGATTAATGTGACAGACCGGGGGGTTCAAACTGCAATGTCCCAAATCCCGGGCATGTTTTTGAATCTGTCTTGGTTGAAAAAAGTGATGGATGTTTCAATATTTGCTATTGGTGCGAATTGCAGGAATCTGGTTGATATCAGTTTAGTGGGTTGTGAAGGTGTAACGGGTAAAGGTTTACTTGCTTTCGTAAACCATACTTCACTACAAACTATTGATCTGTTTTCGTGTCACCATATTTCTACGAAAGATGTGGAGTCATTTATCGCCGCCAGGAGAAGGTAtatcaaaactataatatatattcgCATGCCAGAATCAATGACCAGAAAGTACTTTACGGGGTGGGACTGATCAGAGACAGACAGACATTATGTTGTTTGGATGGGAAATAGTTAAGAGGCTGGCCAGTCATGTTTATATATTGGTTCATCCGATCGAGCAAGCATTCTATGATTAGCATTTCACTTTTGatttaattgttttaattaCTTTGTTCCATTTCTAGCATCTACGTACTGTATTTGAGATATGATCGATAAACATTGATTCTTCTCAAATGAGCATATGTGGGAATTCTCATATTTGACAGCTACTTTCATTAATTTTTGGTTgaagttttattatttataaatatttagtcacatttttcatgttttttataCGACCATCAATTGAGAAGGATATGaacaaataacatatttgttatgatcaatgacatattcataaaataagattaagattcTTTATTTACAGTCATACTCTTACGTTTTTCAGATTAACACGAAGTTTCAAGTTACACTTATTAATTCACCACCCATATTTTTAAGGTCGTTTGGTTCAACGAATCTAAACAAATTTAGTCGAAAGGAATTTGAATTGCTTTCCCTGTCATATTttagattattatattatataaaaaaaaatttgatttgttttttctagggtaaattacacaaatgatacatgaggtttgttcgaaactacaATGTTCACatctataatttaataattacgcgagacatacccatcattgtcaaaaacttacactgaccatacctatcgctgacagtcgtctatttgaccgttaagtcaagtcacgtgtcgtgcatgtgaggtatcaaattTGTAATTTCGTGCAAACTTTAGGTATCGTCCGTGTA includes the following:
- the LOC122594873 gene encoding F-box/LRR-repeat protein 2-like gives rise to the protein MDGFGDDLLLSIFNRIHNQGDRNSFSRVCKKFWKTSSCVRYQRRLHITFPEFLDYILTVAASPNLKTFECHKPLSNQHMSLLAQWCPNLSYLSISLNKCFDPHDQAANFDDDGLCAVTNACMHLSSVLLNRRLHVSDVGVASLFVRSNSLTRLDLSECVNVTDESLKAIGESSHLQSLSLAGCRWITDLGLEYLAKGKVRSCLWKLNLAECDRISDDGIVLLKEMCSLQDLNLSKCGINVTDRGVQTAMSQIPGMFLNLSWLKKVMDVSIFAIGANCRNLVDISLVGCEGVTGKGLLAFVNHTSLQTIDLFSCHHISTKDVESFIAARRRYIKTIIYIRMPESMTRKYFTGWD